A single Natrinema pellirubrum DSM 15624 DNA region contains:
- the nrfD gene encoding NrfD/PsrC family molybdoenzyme membrane anchor subunit, which yields MGTKTPSEADILRPIGSVSTTYFIMVAVAGLAFLAFLVGWGYQLQEGLVVTALGDWGSGGGATWGIYIGAFIWWVGIAHGGIILSAAVRLLGMDRYMPVARLAELLTIAGLSAAGFYIIVHLGRPDRMVTSVIGHYHITIHGSPLVWDVTVITAYFVLTATYLSLTLRYDVSRLRDDLPDRLDPIYRFMTIGYTEKEDAIVERMVWWLALAIIIMAPLLLHGGVIPWLFAVLPNYPTWFGGVQGPQFLTIALTSAISGVIILAYSFRRAYDWDHIITDDIFRGLLLWLGFFCLLFLWLQLQQNITGLFQAPLDLTIAAFARATNSIYLTSMSLVFVTLSYIFAQAIRPTLFTKRRAILSGFAVLTATIMEKVLFVVEGFLHPTFDIYGAVPGNYVPGLIEVLSILGTIGMVALIFLTVSKVVPVVELHAIEHLRDDHHRDDRE from the coding sequence ATGGGAACGAAAACGCCGAGCGAGGCCGACATTCTGCGGCCGATCGGGTCGGTATCGACAACGTACTTCATTATGGTCGCCGTCGCCGGGCTGGCGTTTCTCGCCTTTCTCGTCGGATGGGGCTACCAGCTCCAGGAAGGGTTGGTCGTCACTGCCCTCGGTGACTGGGGAAGCGGCGGCGGCGCCACGTGGGGGATCTACATCGGCGCGTTCATCTGGTGGGTCGGCATCGCCCACGGCGGGATCATCCTCTCGGCTGCCGTCCGCCTGTTGGGGATGGATCGGTACATGCCGGTCGCCCGCCTCGCCGAACTGCTGACCATCGCCGGCCTCTCCGCGGCCGGCTTTTACATCATCGTCCACCTCGGTCGGCCGGACCGAATGGTTACGAGCGTCATCGGCCACTACCACATCACGATCCACGGCTCGCCGCTGGTGTGGGACGTGACCGTCATCACGGCCTATTTCGTGTTGACGGCGACCTATCTCTCGCTGACGCTGCGGTACGACGTCAGCCGGCTCCGTGATGACCTTCCGGATCGCCTGGATCCGATCTACCGGTTCATGACGATCGGCTACACCGAAAAAGAGGACGCGATCGTCGAGCGGATGGTCTGGTGGCTCGCGCTCGCGATCATCATCATGGCCCCACTGCTCCTCCATGGCGGCGTGATCCCGTGGCTGTTCGCCGTGTTGCCGAACTATCCGACCTGGTTCGGCGGCGTCCAGGGGCCGCAGTTCCTTACCATCGCACTTACGTCGGCCATCAGCGGCGTCATTATCCTCGCCTATTCGTTCCGACGCGCGTACGACTGGGATCACATCATTACCGACGACATCTTCCGTGGACTGCTCCTCTGGCTCGGCTTCTTCTGTCTGCTCTTCCTGTGGCTGCAACTCCAGCAGAACATTACCGGCCTGTTCCAGGCCCCCCTCGACCTGACGATCGCAGCGTTCGCCAGAGCCACGAACTCCATCTACCTCACGTCGATGTCGCTGGTCTTCGTGACGCTGTCGTATATCTTCGCCCAGGCGATTCGCCCGACGCTGTTTACCAAGCGACGAGCTATCCTCTCCGGCTTCGCGGTCCTCACTGCGACGATCATGGAGAAAGTGCTGTTCGTCGTCGAGGGCTTCTTACACCCCACGTTCGACATCTACGGGGCCGTCCCGGGCAATTACGTCCCGGGACTGATCGAGGTCCTGTCGATCCTCGGGACGATCGGCATGGTTGCGCTTATCTTCCTGACCGTCTCTAAGGTCGTCCCCGTCGTCGAACTCCACGCGATCGAACACCTCCGGGACGACCACCATCGGGACGACCGCGAATAG
- a CDS encoding GNAT family N-acetyltransferase gives MELRPATREDRSAIRRVARATWHDTYDELDADTIDETIDEWYGDEALEMALSKPGTAFLVAEKDRDIVGFTHGVVSEDEGDVLRMSVHPDHQSEGIGTALYERLREDLQDFNMERMRAIDLASNEGGREFYEDHGFEPTGEDDVEIGGKQRREVVYTLEL, from the coding sequence ATGGAACTCCGACCAGCCACCCGCGAGGACCGATCGGCGATCAGACGCGTCGCCCGGGCGACCTGGCACGACACCTACGACGAACTCGACGCCGACACCATCGACGAGACCATCGACGAGTGGTACGGCGACGAGGCCCTCGAGATGGCGCTGTCGAAACCCGGCACCGCGTTCCTCGTCGCCGAGAAAGACAGAGACATCGTCGGCTTCACCCACGGCGTCGTCAGCGAGGACGAAGGCGATGTCCTCCGCATGTCCGTCCACCCCGACCATCAGAGCGAGGGGATCGGCACCGCGCTCTACGAGCGGCTGCGCGAGGACCTCCAGGACTTCAACATGGAGCGGATGCGGGCGATCGACCTCGCCTCGAACGAGGGCGGCCGCGAGTTCTACGAGGATCACGGGTTCGAGCCCACCGGCGAAGACGACGTCGAGATCGGCGGCAAGCAGCGACGCGAAGTCGTCTACACGCTCGAGCTGTGA
- a CDS encoding GNAT family N-acetyltransferase: MNVRSATEDDFDAITAVARATWHDTYDELDADTIDETVDAWYTDDSMPLEAPGTVVLVAERDDELVGFTHAVAQGETADILRMYVHPDHQGEGVGSALHERLMATLEETDAEEVRSFDFAFNDASRRFYEGLGFEQTDEGEVEIDGEYYPEAVYTLEL, translated from the coding sequence ATGAACGTTCGATCCGCGACGGAAGACGATTTCGACGCGATCACGGCCGTCGCTCGGGCGACGTGGCACGACACCTACGACGAACTCGACGCCGACACCATCGACGAGACCGTCGACGCATGGTACACCGACGACTCGATGCCGCTCGAGGCACCCGGAACGGTCGTTCTCGTCGCAGAACGTGACGACGAACTCGTCGGCTTCACCCATGCAGTCGCACAGGGCGAGACCGCCGACATCCTCCGGATGTACGTCCACCCCGACCACCAGGGCGAGGGGGTCGGCTCGGCGCTTCACGAGCGGCTGATGGCGACCCTCGAGGAGACCGACGCCGAGGAAGTCCGCTCGTTCGACTTCGCGTTCAACGACGCCAGCCGCCGGTTCTACGAGGGGCTGGGCTTCGAGCAGACCGACGAGGGCGAGGTCGAGATCGACGGCGAGTACTACCCCGAAGCGGTCTACACGCTCGAACTATAG
- a CDS encoding SUI1 family translation initiation factor: protein MAGNDDDLDDLLDELDSQGDLETSQQVLSIRTESRRYDKPVTIVEGFDLSKAEIESTASDLKSALGTGGTVADDEGRIELQGDHRSRVPELLRERGFDVRE from the coding sequence ATGGCAGGCAACGACGACGACCTCGACGACCTGCTCGACGAACTCGACAGTCAGGGCGACCTCGAGACGTCCCAGCAGGTGCTGTCGATCCGGACGGAGAGCCGCCGGTACGACAAGCCGGTGACGATCGTCGAGGGGTTCGACCTCTCGAAAGCGGAGATCGAATCGACCGCCTCGGACCTGAAGAGCGCGCTGGGAACCGGTGGGACGGTCGCCGACGACGAGGGGCGCATCGAACTCCAGGGCGACCACCGCTCCCGGGTGCCGGAACTGCTTCGCGAGCGGGGGTTCGACGTGCGGGAGTGA
- a CDS encoding excinuclease ABC subunit C, with product MEADGVRERAGSLPREPGVYQFRDGETTLYVGKAVDLRDRVRSYADPRSARIRRMVDRADGVEIAVTDTETQALLLEANLIKRHQPRYNVRLKDDKSYPMVQLTDHEAPRIEITRDPSESATVFGPYTSKTQVETVVKALRETYGVRGCSDHKYSGRDRPCLDYEMGLCTAPCTREIDIESYREDVTAIERFLEGETGILADPLRREMEAAAEEQHFERAANLRDRLETVAAFHGEGGEAVQSVGDERGVDVLGVAIEGEDATVARLRAEDGKLVDRDRHTLEAPGSAGSDSAVGEGVPAVLSAFLVQYYAERELPDALLLPERHGDEEVAAWLAAEGVSVRVPGAGREAKLVELALKNARRNVGRRDECGMLADALGIDSASRIEGFDVSHAQGTAAVGSNVTFADGSAEKADYRRKKLTDQNDDYDNMRALLEWRATRAVEGRDDRPDPDLLLIDGGEGQLEAARDALAETGWDVPAVALAKAEERVVTPERSFSWPSDAPHLHLLQRVRDEAHRFAVQYHQTVRDEVSTVLDDVQGVGPETRKRLLGRFGSVENVREASLEDLRSVEGIGEKTAETIKSRL from the coding sequence ATGGAAGCCGATGGGGTTCGCGAGCGCGCCGGATCGTTGCCCCGCGAGCCCGGCGTCTACCAGTTCCGGGACGGGGAGACCACCCTCTACGTCGGGAAAGCCGTCGATCTGCGCGACCGGGTGCGGTCCTACGCCGACCCGCGCAGCGCGCGGATCCGACGGATGGTCGATCGGGCCGACGGCGTCGAGATCGCGGTCACCGACACCGAGACCCAGGCCCTACTGCTCGAGGCGAACCTGATCAAGCGCCACCAGCCCCGCTACAACGTCCGGCTCAAGGACGACAAGTCCTACCCGATGGTCCAGTTGACCGACCACGAGGCCCCGCGGATCGAAATTACCCGTGATCCCAGCGAGTCGGCGACGGTATTCGGGCCCTACACCAGCAAGACGCAGGTCGAGACGGTCGTGAAGGCCCTGCGGGAAACCTACGGAGTGCGGGGGTGTTCGGATCACAAGTACTCGGGTCGGGACCGGCCGTGTCTCGACTACGAGATGGGGCTCTGTACCGCACCCTGCACCCGCGAGATCGATATCGAGAGCTACCGCGAGGACGTCACCGCCATCGAGCGGTTCCTCGAGGGCGAGACCGGGATCCTCGCGGACCCGCTGCGCCGCGAGATGGAGGCCGCCGCCGAGGAGCAGCACTTCGAGCGCGCGGCGAACCTGCGGGACCGACTCGAGACCGTCGCGGCGTTCCACGGCGAGGGCGGCGAGGCCGTCCAGTCGGTCGGCGACGAGCGGGGCGTCGACGTGCTGGGCGTCGCGATCGAGGGCGAGGACGCCACCGTCGCCCGTCTGCGTGCCGAGGACGGCAAGCTGGTCGACCGGGACCGCCACACGCTCGAGGCCCCCGGCTCCGCGGGAAGCGATAGCGCGGTCGGCGAGGGCGTTCCCGCGGTGCTGTCGGCGTTTCTCGTCCAGTACTACGCCGAGCGCGAACTGCCCGATGCCCTTCTCCTACCCGAGCGCCACGGCGACGAGGAAGTCGCGGCGTGGCTCGCAGCCGAGGGCGTCTCGGTCCGAGTGCCGGGCGCGGGCCGGGAGGCCAAGCTAGTCGAACTCGCGCTGAAGAACGCCCGGCGCAACGTGGGTCGGCGCGACGAGTGTGGCATGCTCGCCGACGCCCTCGGGATCGACTCGGCGAGCCGGATCGAGGGGTTCGACGTGAGCCATGCCCAGGGAACGGCGGCAGTCGGCAGTAACGTCACCTTCGCCGACGGCAGCGCCGAGAAGGCCGATTATCGGCGGAAGAAACTCACCGATCAGAACGACGACTACGATAACATGCGGGCCCTGCTCGAGTGGCGCGCGACCCGCGCCGTCGAGGGACGGGACGACCGACCCGATCCCGACCTCCTGCTGATCGACGGCGGCGAGGGCCAGCTCGAGGCGGCCCGCGACGCACTCGCCGAGACGGGCTGGGACGTACCGGCCGTCGCGCTGGCGAAAGCCGAGGAGCGCGTGGTCACGCCCGAGCGGTCGTTCTCGTGGCCCAGCGACGCACCACACCTCCATCTGCTCCAGCGGGTTCGCGACGAGGCTCACCGCTTTGCCGTGCAGTACCACCAGACCGTCCGCGACGAGGTCTCGACGGTGTTAGACGACGTGCAGGGAGTCGGTCCCGAGACGCGCAAACGGTTGCTGGGGCGGTTCGGCAGTGTCGAAAACGTCCGCGAGGCGAGCCTCGAAGACCTTCGCAGCGTCGAGGGGATCGGCGAGAAGACGGCCGAGACGATCAAATCGCGGCTGTAG
- a CDS encoding ABC transporter ATP-binding protein — translation MPAITVDELTKRFGQTLALEDLSFEVEEGEVFGFLGPNGAGKSTTINVILDFARPTAGEVSVLGMDAQHNSREIRRRTGVLPEGVELYDRLTARQHLEFAIESKDADEDPETLLERVGLVDAIDRKAGGYSKGMAQRLMLAMALVGEPDLLILDEPSTGLDPNGAREMREIVREENERGATVFFSSHIMEQVEAVCDRVGILRDGRMVAEDSVEGLRDSVEGGTTLRVTVDRIDDDALQAVRSLPDVSDATVEGREPPTVVVTVDGSKTAVLSALEDRGIEIRDFETTEASLEDVFQSYTTDAGTEVHAR, via the coding sequence ATGCCCGCTATCACAGTCGACGAACTGACCAAACGCTTCGGTCAGACCCTCGCGCTCGAGGACCTCTCCTTCGAGGTCGAAGAGGGCGAGGTGTTCGGCTTCCTCGGTCCCAACGGTGCTGGCAAGTCGACGACGATCAACGTCATCCTGGACTTCGCCCGGCCGACCGCGGGCGAGGTCAGCGTCCTCGGCATGGACGCCCAGCACAACAGCCGCGAGATCCGGCGTCGAACCGGCGTCCTCCCCGAAGGCGTCGAACTCTACGACCGCCTGACCGCCCGCCAACACCTCGAGTTCGCCATCGAGTCGAAAGACGCCGACGAGGATCCTGAGACGCTGCTCGAACGCGTCGGGCTGGTCGACGCGATCGACCGGAAGGCCGGCGGCTACTCGAAGGGGATGGCCCAGCGACTCATGCTCGCGATGGCGCTTGTCGGCGAGCCCGATCTGCTCATCCTCGACGAGCCCTCCACCGGCCTCGACCCCAACGGGGCCCGCGAGATGCGCGAGATCGTCCGCGAGGAAAACGAACGCGGCGCGACCGTCTTCTTCTCGAGCCACATCATGGAGCAGGTCGAGGCGGTCTGTGACCGCGTCGGCATCCTGCGCGACGGCCGGATGGTCGCCGAAGACTCCGTCGAGGGACTGCGCGACTCCGTCGAGGGCGGCACGACCCTTCGGGTCACCGTCGACCGGATCGACGACGACGCCCTCCAGGCCGTCCGGTCGCTGCCCGACGTAAGCGACGCCACCGTCGAGGGACGCGAGCCGCCGACGGTCGTCGTCACCGTCGACGGCTCGAAGACGGCCGTCCTCTCGGCGCTCGAGGACCGCGGCATCGAGATCCGTGACTTCGAGACGACCGAGGCGTCGCTCGAGGACGTCTTCCAGTCGTACACGACCGACGCTGGGACGGAGGTGCATGCTCGATGA
- a CDS encoding ABC transporter permease, with translation MSSETGTPAKSAGTSGSASSSINPESVRAVAKKDFQDAVRSWLFWGLSVFFFTILVVVTGALSYFGEDIAAQGATTDMLVVFVSQITKVIVPLIALVLGWKSIAGERESGSIKVLLSLPHSRKDVLLGKLLGRSAVLSLSLTVGFVLAAVVVAALLGAFDIVDYAGLLVMSIIYGVAYMSIAVALSSLTRSTTIAGAAMGSVFLMFYGVWNGLEGVFRLLGERDILFFDTVTYTVESGGRTFELTRPEDWAYFVLNLDPGQAYSNGLTLLTDVEALEQQSAVSAEMFGGELPIFLQDWFSFLILLFWVVVPLAIALYRFDRVDI, from the coding sequence ATGAGTTCCGAAACCGGGACGCCGGCGAAGTCGGCAGGCACGAGCGGGTCGGCCTCGAGTTCGATCAATCCAGAGAGCGTTCGTGCGGTCGCGAAGAAGGACTTCCAGGACGCCGTCCGCTCGTGGCTGTTCTGGGGGCTGTCCGTATTCTTCTTCACGATCCTCGTCGTCGTGACTGGGGCGCTCTCGTACTTCGGCGAGGACATCGCAGCGCAGGGAGCGACGACCGACATGCTGGTCGTCTTCGTCAGCCAGATCACGAAAGTCATCGTCCCCCTGATCGCGCTGGTACTGGGCTGGAAGTCGATCGCGGGCGAGCGCGAGTCCGGGAGCATCAAAGTCCTCCTCTCGCTGCCCCACTCCCGAAAGGACGTCCTGCTCGGGAAGCTGCTCGGACGGTCGGCCGTCCTCTCGCTGTCGCTGACGGTCGGCTTCGTCCTCGCCGCCGTCGTCGTCGCCGCGTTGCTCGGCGCCTTCGATATCGTCGACTACGCCGGACTGCTCGTGATGTCGATCATCTACGGCGTCGCTTACATGAGCATCGCCGTTGCGCTCTCGTCGCTGACGCGCTCGACGACCATCGCCGGAGCCGCGATGGGCAGCGTCTTCCTTATGTTCTACGGCGTCTGGAACGGTCTGGAGGGGGTCTTCAGACTGCTCGGCGAGCGCGACATCCTCTTTTTCGATACCGTCACGTACACGGTTGAGTCGGGGGGACGGACCTTCGAACTCACCCGACCCGAAGATTGGGCGTACTTCGTCCTGAATCTCGACCCCGGACAGGCGTACAGTAACGGGCTGACGCTGCTGACGGACGTCGAGGCGCTCGAGCAACAGTCCGCGGTCAGCGCCGAGATGTTCGGCGGCGAGTTACCCATCTTCCTGCAGGACTGGTTCTCGTTCCTGATCCTCCTGTTCTGGGTCGTCGTCCCGCTCGCGATCGCGCTCTACCGGTTCGACCGCGTCGACATCTGA
- a CDS encoding ArsA family ATPase, whose translation MTDCIFYGGKGGVGKTTCAAATALRLADAGRDTLVVSTDPAHSLSDSLETDLGPEPRELEADAAGIDAASGSLWAVEIDPDARTERYERLARALAADLRSAGIRLDDEEVGRLFAGGAPAGSDEIAALDLLVEYVDDGDWDVVVFDTAPTGHTLRLFDTPEVMGLVLETAQSLRGQAKRIGDAARTAVLGPMSMFGSGRDDEESLESFRARLERARQLLTDPERTEFRVVLLPESMAIAESERLVATLREADVRVDRLVVNRVFEDPEDGCSRCQSRHDRHLERVAEIRETFPDCEVVTLPEREGEVQGLETLLSVGDRLRSER comes from the coding sequence GTGACCGACTGCATCTTCTACGGCGGCAAGGGCGGCGTCGGGAAGACGACCTGTGCGGCCGCGACGGCCCTTCGGCTCGCCGACGCGGGCCGAGACACGCTCGTCGTCTCGACCGACCCTGCCCACTCGCTGTCGGACTCGCTCGAGACCGATCTCGGTCCCGAGCCCCGCGAACTCGAGGCCGACGCGGCGGGGATCGACGCGGCGAGCGGGAGCCTGTGGGCCGTCGAGATCGACCCCGACGCGCGAACGGAGCGTTACGAACGGCTGGCACGGGCGCTGGCCGCGGACCTGCGCAGCGCCGGCATCCGGCTCGACGACGAGGAAGTCGGCCGGCTGTTCGCCGGCGGCGCGCCGGCCGGTAGCGACGAGATCGCGGCGCTGGACCTGCTCGTCGAGTACGTCGACGACGGCGACTGGGACGTCGTCGTCTTCGACACCGCGCCCACGGGCCACACCCTCCGGCTGTTCGACACGCCCGAGGTGATGGGGCTGGTCCTCGAGACGGCTCAGTCCCTCCGGGGACAGGCCAAACGGATCGGCGACGCCGCCCGGACGGCGGTGCTGGGCCCGATGTCGATGTTCGGGAGCGGCCGCGACGACGAGGAGAGCCTCGAGTCGTTCCGGGCCCGCCTCGAGCGCGCACGCCAACTACTGACCGATCCCGAGCGCACCGAGTTCCGGGTCGTCTTACTGCCGGAATCGATGGCGATCGCCGAGTCCGAGCGACTGGTGGCGACGCTGCGGGAGGCCGACGTGCGGGTCGACCGGCTCGTGGTCAATCGGGTGTTCGAGGACCCCGAGGACGGCTGTTCGCGGTGTCAGTCACGTCATGATCGACACCTCGAGCGGGTCGCGGAGATTCGAGAGACCTTTCCCGACTGCGAGGTCGTGACGCTGCCGGAGCGCGAGGGCGAAGTGCAGGGCCTCGAGACGCTGCTTTCGGTCGGAGACAGACTTCGAAGCGAACGGTGA